One Citricoccus sp. K5 DNA window includes the following coding sequences:
- the arc gene encoding proteasome ATPase — protein MESGLTQQLDAAKRRASTLVEKNRTLEYQLQTAARNNRRMVDLLEETRDEITTLKAALELDGEAPFAFATVLEVHPAREPVEGVEIAATVQGGVDVVHNGRRMRVTASPLLEPARITPGSDVLLNESLTIVSVLEAERAGELVRVKETLDDGLLVVVGRGDEERVVRRSHRLSGQRIRVGDAVTYDSRTGQALDVVPLNEVQDVVLEELPDVSYEDIGGLRDQIEQIRDSIEMPFLHPGLYREHGLKAPKGILLYGPPGTGKTLIAKAVASSLAARSTEERRSYFLNIKGPELLNKYVGETERHIRTIFARAREKASDGYPVVVFFDEMESLFRTRGSGVSSDVETTIVPQLLAEIDGVERLDNVIVIGASNREDMIDPAILRPGRLDVKIRVSRPDAEGAADIFGKYLTTALPLHAAELERHGSRADTVAAMIATVTDHLFTRGPETEYLEVTYVDGTTRTLYFADFTSGAVIANIVDRAKKQAIKDYLTAGSTEEAKGLRTAHLLQAVQDEFTEQEDLPNNTSPEEWARVSGHRGGRVAGIRMLVRHGSPNSAESRTSNEGPGNSGAPGITGIPVGPGTTTASASQQGAR, from the coding sequence ATGGAGTCCGGCCTGACGCAGCAGCTGGATGCGGCGAAGCGTCGCGCCTCCACCCTCGTGGAGAAGAACCGGACGCTCGAATACCAGTTGCAGACCGCCGCACGGAACAACCGCCGCATGGTCGACCTGCTGGAGGAGACCCGGGACGAGATCACCACGCTCAAGGCCGCCCTGGAGCTCGACGGGGAGGCCCCGTTCGCCTTCGCCACGGTCCTGGAGGTCCACCCGGCCCGCGAGCCCGTCGAGGGCGTCGAGATCGCGGCGACGGTGCAGGGTGGCGTGGACGTCGTCCACAACGGCCGCCGGATGCGGGTGACCGCATCCCCCCTGTTGGAGCCCGCCCGGATCACCCCCGGCTCCGACGTGCTGCTGAACGAGTCCCTGACCATCGTGTCCGTGCTCGAGGCCGAACGGGCCGGGGAGCTGGTCCGGGTGAAGGAGACCTTGGACGACGGCCTGCTGGTCGTCGTCGGGCGCGGAGACGAGGAACGCGTGGTGCGCCGGTCGCACCGCCTCTCGGGTCAGCGCATCCGCGTCGGGGACGCCGTCACCTATGACTCGCGCACCGGCCAGGCCCTCGATGTCGTCCCGCTGAACGAGGTCCAGGACGTGGTTCTCGAGGAACTCCCCGATGTCAGCTACGAGGACATCGGGGGCCTGCGGGACCAGATCGAACAGATCCGCGACTCCATCGAGATGCCCTTCCTGCACCCGGGCCTGTACCGCGAGCACGGGCTCAAGGCCCCCAAGGGCATCCTGCTCTACGGGCCTCCGGGAACCGGCAAGACCCTGATCGCCAAGGCCGTGGCCTCCTCCCTGGCCGCACGCTCCACGGAGGAGCGCCGCTCCTACTTCCTCAACATCAAGGGCCCCGAGCTGCTGAACAAGTATGTGGGGGAGACGGAACGGCACATCCGCACCATCTTCGCCCGCGCCCGCGAGAAGGCCTCCGACGGGTACCCGGTCGTGGTGTTCTTCGACGAGATGGAGTCGCTGTTCCGCACCCGCGGCTCCGGCGTCTCCTCGGACGTGGAGACCACGATCGTTCCCCAGCTGCTGGCTGAGATCGATGGCGTGGAACGACTGGACAACGTCATCGTCATCGGCGCCTCGAACCGCGAGGACATGATCGACCCGGCAATCCTCCGCCCCGGCCGCCTGGACGTGAAGATCCGTGTCTCCCGGCCGGACGCCGAGGGCGCCGCGGACATCTTCGGCAAGTACCTCACCACCGCCCTGCCCCTGCACGCCGCCGAACTGGAGCGTCACGGCAGCCGGGCGGACACCGTCGCTGCGATGATCGCCACCGTCACGGACCACCTGTTCACCCGGGGCCCGGAGACCGAGTACCTCGAGGTCACCTACGTGGACGGCACCACTCGGACGCTGTACTTCGCCGATTTCACCTCCGGTGCCGTCATCGCGAACATCGTGGACCGGGCCAAGAAACAGGCCATCAAGGACTACCTGACCGCCGGCTCCACCGAGGAGGCCAAGGGGCTGCGCACCGCGCACCTGCTGCAGGCCGTCCAGGACGAGTTCACCGAGCAGGAGGATCTCCCGAACAACACCTCACCCGAGGAGTGGGCCCGGGTCTCCGGTCACCGCGGCGGACGCGTCGCCGGGATCCGGATGCTGGTCCGCCATGGTTCCCCGAATTCCGCAGAGTCCAGGACCTCGAATGAGGGCCCCGGCAACTCCGGCGCCCCTGGCATCACTGGGATCCCGGTGGGCCCCGGCACGACGACGGCGAGCGCCTCCCAGCAGGGGGCACGGTGA
- the dop gene encoding depupylase/deamidase Dop, with the protein MGLETEYGVHAPANPGAGHSVLSVEVVNAYADLVTSQGGTVAGTEWDYGEESPLVDARGWQLPRSAAHPTQLTDQPLMGEDGSPVHLLTNLVLPNGARLYVDHAHPEYSSPETTNPLDAMVWDQAGDLVALAASQRIAAAPGEPQVLLYKNNTDNKSVSYGAHENYLVARSLDFEELAQRLVPFFTARQVICGAGRVGLGVTGSSPGFQISQRADFFEEQVGLETTVRRPIVNTRDEPHADADRYRRLHVIIGDANLSQYATWLRCGMTALVLSMIELGTAPEVELLDPVTALQRISHDPTLQATVPLVRPLEGAVPGGRREATGLEIMRVYLEAAERHVHRFGMGDQATLDVLNAWRESVETLGTDPAAMADRLDWVAKYQLLSGYRQRHGLGWDDPRVGMMDLQYADLRPDKGLYQAMLRRGSLRRLVPDERIRDAVGSPPRDTRAWARGRTVDVFGRHVVGASWDTLLVREDGEGPLYRFHQREPLAGSAEQMSGVFEEPVAEGSYGRLLEALSRVQAGPQRHHGHP; encoded by the coding sequence ATGGGGCTGGAGACCGAGTACGGCGTCCATGCCCCCGCCAACCCCGGTGCCGGCCACTCCGTGCTCTCTGTGGAGGTGGTCAACGCCTATGCGGACCTCGTGACGTCCCAGGGCGGGACCGTGGCGGGCACGGAATGGGACTACGGGGAGGAATCCCCGCTCGTGGACGCCCGCGGCTGGCAGCTGCCCCGCTCGGCGGCCCATCCCACGCAGTTGACGGATCAGCCACTGATGGGCGAGGACGGCAGTCCCGTGCACCTGCTGACGAACCTGGTGCTGCCCAACGGGGCCCGCCTCTACGTGGACCATGCCCATCCCGAGTACTCCTCACCCGAGACCACGAACCCGTTGGACGCCATGGTGTGGGACCAGGCGGGTGACTTGGTGGCGTTGGCCGCCTCGCAGCGCATCGCCGCGGCACCGGGGGAGCCCCAGGTGCTGCTGTACAAGAACAACACGGACAACAAATCGGTGTCCTACGGCGCCCACGAGAACTACCTGGTGGCCCGCAGCCTGGACTTCGAGGAACTCGCACAGCGCCTGGTGCCGTTCTTCACGGCCCGGCAGGTGATCTGCGGGGCAGGTCGCGTCGGGCTTGGCGTCACCGGGTCGAGCCCCGGGTTCCAGATCAGCCAGCGGGCGGACTTCTTCGAGGAGCAGGTCGGCCTGGAGACCACAGTGCGGCGGCCCATCGTGAACACGAGGGACGAGCCGCATGCCGACGCCGACCGGTACCGCCGGCTGCACGTGATCATCGGGGACGCCAACCTCTCGCAGTACGCGACCTGGCTGCGCTGCGGGATGACCGCCCTCGTGCTCTCCATGATCGAGCTCGGCACCGCGCCGGAGGTGGAGCTCCTGGACCCCGTGACGGCCCTGCAGCGGATCAGCCACGATCCCACCCTGCAGGCCACCGTCCCCCTGGTGCGTCCCCTGGAGGGTGCCGTCCCGGGCGGTCGCCGTGAGGCCACCGGGCTGGAGATCATGCGCGTCTATCTCGAGGCCGCCGAGCGGCATGTCCACCGTTTCGGCATGGGGGACCAGGCCACGCTGGACGTCCTGAATGCCTGGCGGGAGTCCGTCGAGACTCTCGGGACTGATCCGGCCGCCATGGCCGACCGGCTGGACTGGGTGGCCAAGTACCAGCTGCTGTCCGGGTACCGGCAGCGCCACGGCCTGGGCTGGGACGATCCCCGCGTCGGCATGATGGACCTGCAGTATGCGGACCTGCGGCCGGACAAGGGGCTCTACCAGGCGATGCTGCGCCGTGGCTCGCTCCGCAGGCTGGTGCCGGACGAGAGGATCCGCGACGCCGTCGGCTCGCCTCCGCGGGACACCCGGGCCTGGGCACGCGGCCGGACGGTGGACGTGTTCGGACGCCACGTGGTCGGAGCCAGTTGGGACACCCTCCTGGTGCGTGAGGACGGCGAGGGCCCCCTCTACCGGTTCCATCAGCGAGAGCCGCTGGCCGGCTCGGCAGAACAAATGTCCGGGGTGTTCGAGGAGCCGGTGGCGGAGGGTTCCTACGGACGGCTGCTCGAGGCCCTGTCCCGGGTGCAGGCCGGCCCGCAACGGCATCACGGACACCCCTGA
- a CDS encoding ubiquitin-like protein Pup: MSQQYGSSFEREEDSANGPDADPTPAPTGAAGQTSTADLDSLLDEIDSVLETNAEEFVKGFVQKGGQ; this comes from the coding sequence ATGTCACAGCAGTACGGCTCATCCTTCGAGCGCGAGGAAGACTCCGCCAACGGTCCGGACGCGGATCCCACGCCGGCGCCCACGGGCGCCGCGGGCCAGACCAGCACCGCTGACCTGGACAGTCTGCTCGACGAGATCGACTCGGTGCTCGAGACGAACGCCGAGGAGTTCGTCAAGGGCTTCGTCCAGAAGGGCGGCCAGTAG
- the pafA gene encoding Pup--protein ligase produces MDRRIMGVETEFGVHYSHPGSRPLTPEEVARYLFRPVVEWGRSSNVFISNGSRLYLDVGSHPEYATAECSTLDELVAVDKAGERVMQELIDEATGHMRADGFTGTIYLYKNNADSAGNSYGSHENYLLNRRTEFRRLSEALIPFLITRQLVTGAGKAIGVRTGTGDGGLHGATGTEAPISGPPEPHFAFSQRADHVMEGISSATTRSRPIINTRDEPHADAAEYRRLHVIVGDSNMSETTQLVRFGATDLLLRMIEAGRTLGDHQLANPIRAIRQVSHDLTGTAELELRNGGHRSALQLQRHYLEHATAFVRENGPHHDRVPAVLDLWERTLDAVESGDYSQIDTEIDWAIKHRFLSRYAAKNSLDWDAPRIAQLDLSYHDITPQRGLFSLLQSRGAAARFLDDAAIEDAVDNPPPSTRATLRGRFIRAARKADQTYSVDWTHLKLNDRPLQAISIKDPFQTESDRLDALIGHLPHAAGGESDSSSVHPV; encoded by the coding sequence ATGGATCGCAGGATCATGGGCGTCGAGACCGAATTCGGCGTGCACTACTCCCATCCGGGATCACGGCCGCTGACGCCCGAGGAGGTCGCCCGGTACCTGTTCCGTCCCGTGGTCGAGTGGGGACGCTCCTCCAACGTGTTCATCAGCAACGGCTCCCGGCTGTATCTGGACGTGGGCTCCCACCCGGAGTACGCCACGGCGGAGTGCTCCACCCTGGATGAGCTCGTGGCAGTGGACAAGGCCGGAGAACGGGTCATGCAGGAGTTGATCGACGAGGCCACCGGGCACATGAGGGCTGACGGCTTCACCGGGACCATCTACCTGTACAAGAACAACGCCGACTCCGCGGGCAACTCCTACGGTTCCCACGAGAACTACCTGCTGAACCGCCGGACCGAGTTCCGCCGGCTCTCCGAGGCACTGATCCCCTTCCTGATCACCCGGCAATTGGTCACCGGGGCGGGCAAGGCCATCGGAGTCCGCACCGGGACCGGCGACGGGGGCCTGCACGGGGCCACTGGGACGGAGGCACCCATTTCCGGCCCTCCGGAACCCCACTTCGCCTTCTCCCAACGGGCCGACCACGTGATGGAGGGCATCTCCTCCGCCACCACCCGTTCCCGGCCCATCATCAACACGCGGGACGAGCCCCACGCGGACGCCGCCGAGTACCGCCGCCTCCACGTGATCGTGGGGGACTCGAACATGTCCGAGACGACCCAACTGGTCCGGTTCGGGGCCACCGACCTGCTGCTGCGCATGATCGAGGCCGGCCGGACCCTGGGCGACCACCAGTTGGCCAATCCCATCCGGGCCATCCGGCAGGTGTCCCACGACCTCACCGGTACTGCCGAACTCGAACTGCGCAACGGCGGCCACCGTTCGGCCCTGCAGCTGCAGCGGCACTACCTGGAGCATGCCACCGCCTTCGTGCGGGAGAACGGGCCCCACCATGATCGGGTTCCGGCCGTGCTCGATCTGTGGGAGCGCACTCTGGATGCCGTGGAGAGCGGCGACTACTCCCAGATCGACACCGAGATCGACTGGGCCATCAAGCACCGCTTCCTGTCCCGGTACGCCGCGAAGAACTCCCTGGACTGGGATGCGCCACGGATCGCCCAACTCGACCTCTCCTACCACGACATCACGCCCCAGCGGGGCCTGTTCTCGCTGTTGCAGTCGCGCGGGGCCGCCGCCCGATTCCTGGACGATGCCGCCATCGAGGACGCAGTCGACAACCCGCCGCCGTCCACCCGGGCCACCCTGCGGGGCCGGTTCATCCGGGCTGCACGGAAGGCTGACCAGACCTATTCGGTCGACTGGACCCACCTGAAGCTCAACGACCGACCGCTCCAGGCCATCAGCATCAAGGACCCGTTCCAGACCGAGTCCGATCGGCTCGATGCGCTCATCGGTCATCTGCCTCACGCGGCTGGCGGGGAGTCCGACTCATCCAGCGTCCATCCAGTCTGA
- a CDS encoding FKBP-type peptidyl-prolyl cis-trans isomerase, protein MSRSVPRQQSRSRRSRAAAPLSLSLVGALLLAGCAAPEPRGAGDIEALEPVSMEVNEEGVPEVTVDGEIQAEEVSSRVLKDGDGADVNDGDIALVQTAIVDPASGEVTAENFTQGSEAVFLNDTLKEGNDVLYNMLDQNKVGAQISFFMPGAQMGQGAPDQLMVFQISDVRPARAEGESVEVTDEALPEVTLNEDSGEPTIAAPEGDAPTDLVVQPLIEGDGEEVGEGDHVTVQYKGVKWSDGEEFDSSWSRGEPAGFPLSGVVAGWSEGLQGQKVGSQVLIVVPPAKGYGDSEGHELQEETLVFVVDILHTMPPAQPAEAPESTESAPSESAPAESAPAESASPESE, encoded by the coding sequence ATGTCCCGCTCTGTGCCCCGTCAGCAGTCTCGATCGCGCCGGTCCCGCGCCGCCGCGCCCCTGTCCCTCTCCCTCGTCGGCGCCCTGCTTCTGGCCGGTTGTGCCGCCCCGGAGCCGCGTGGCGCCGGTGACATCGAGGCACTGGAGCCAGTGTCCATGGAGGTCAACGAAGAGGGCGTCCCCGAGGTCACCGTGGACGGAGAGATCCAGGCTGAGGAGGTCTCCTCCCGCGTGCTGAAGGACGGCGACGGCGCGGACGTCAACGACGGCGACATCGCCCTGGTGCAGACCGCCATCGTGGATCCGGCCTCCGGCGAGGTCACCGCTGAGAACTTCACCCAGGGCTCTGAGGCCGTGTTCCTCAACGACACGCTGAAGGAGGGCAATGACGTCCTCTACAACATGCTCGACCAGAACAAGGTCGGCGCACAGATCTCCTTCTTCATGCCCGGAGCCCAGATGGGCCAGGGGGCCCCGGACCAGCTGATGGTCTTCCAGATCTCTGACGTCCGGCCGGCGCGCGCCGAGGGTGAGTCCGTGGAGGTCACGGATGAGGCCCTCCCTGAGGTGACCCTCAACGAGGACTCCGGCGAGCCCACCATCGCTGCGCCCGAGGGCGACGCCCCGACCGATCTCGTCGTGCAGCCGCTCATCGAGGGCGACGGCGAGGAGGTTGGCGAGGGGGACCACGTCACCGTCCAGTACAAGGGCGTGAAGTGGTCCGACGGCGAGGAGTTCGACTCCTCGTGGTCGCGCGGCGAACCTGCAGGATTCCCGCTCAGTGGCGTCGTCGCCGGCTGGTCAGAGGGACTGCAGGGCCAGAAGGTCGGCTCCCAGGTGCTCATCGTCGTGCCGCCCGCGAAGGGTTACGGGGATTCCGAGGGCCATGAGCTGCAGGAGGAGACGCTCGTCTTCGTCGTGGACATCCTGCACACCATGCCACCGGCCCAGCCCGCCGAGGCACCGGAATCGACCGAGTCTGCACCCTCAGAATCGGCACCGGCAGAGTCGGCCCCCGCGGAGTCGGCGTCCCCTGAGTCTGAGTAG
- a CDS encoding FKBP-type peptidyl-prolyl cis-trans isomerase — MSFGQRNYDRTRPEIEFPGDNPPEELVIEDIAEGSGQAVQAGDRVSCHYLGVAWSTGAEFDASWNRGQPLDFQVGVGQVIKGWDDGLLGMKLGGRRRLEIPPHLAYGDAGAGGEIGPGETLIFVVDLVGIN, encoded by the coding sequence ATGTCCTTCGGACAGCGCAATTACGACCGCACCCGCCCGGAGATCGAGTTTCCCGGTGACAACCCGCCGGAGGAGCTGGTCATCGAGGACATCGCCGAGGGCTCCGGCCAGGCCGTCCAAGCCGGCGACCGGGTCTCCTGCCACTACCTCGGGGTGGCCTGGTCCACCGGTGCCGAGTTCGACGCCTCCTGGAACCGCGGCCAGCCGCTGGACTTCCAGGTCGGCGTCGGCCAGGTCATCAAAGGCTGGGACGACGGCCTGCTGGGAATGAAGCTCGGCGGCCGCCGCCGTCTCGAGATCCCACCGCACCTGGCCTACGGGGACGCCGGTGCCGGCGGCGAGATCGGTCCGGGCGAGACCCTGATCTTCGTGGTGGACCTCGTCGGGATCAACTGA
- a CDS encoding YafY family protein: MSAASPARSTERIVSLLWVLLASGRRGVTREYLMTSVDAYSLSPSAAAFEKMFTRDKEVLKGIGVPLESFTVQDESGFESSEPGGETRYRIDEDRMYLPAVPFTNGERLALMRAESAWAGSEIGHAVVRALGRVDAGEDWLEARSGSDHEAFGVRLAGADRYLTELGDMVRDQSVVRFSYRTVNAERAEDRTVRVWALTNPTGVWYLVGWDLDRQQQRTFRLTRIESEPRVAAAGPGHDRAPRRPADFDVQAVHDVVSGQRQPASTVLHLAAGRAVHLRIGAEPTGNPTTVPKGWDEVRVTYTRPAELAGSIAAAGPLARVPDIGDPLRAAVVTLIEGALTSHAAPQPEYTLSTPKRRRNRRTDRDKVAAVVDAIGLANRRGGISRTELAERLHVGDRELTAILDELWFCGMPERQFAGQQFEVLEQDGRIRITQAERLSGPLRLSVPEAAALAIGLRAAAGIPGLTDTDRQDTASALDKILAASGPEVEQAGAGIVAGFDFGPFTELAGRLHAAVRERTLLSIDYHSATRDETSTRTVEPLRITSEGGHGYLQAWCRSSDGRRNFRLDRIAAVRETGETFETRHLPADDRLFTQHGDEAAVTIHFAHRIRDLAAGFDPERTAVLGDGSVIAEVRLAHPDYAHAQAARFGGEFRVLAPQDLVESTVDWLQRARTGYVTGNSPSPGVSSGSGPAA; encoded by the coding sequence GTGTCCGCCGCATCGCCAGCGCGCTCCACGGAGCGCATCGTCTCCCTGCTGTGGGTGCTCTTGGCCAGCGGCCGCCGCGGGGTCACCCGCGAGTATCTGATGACCTCCGTGGACGCCTACTCGCTGTCCCCGTCCGCCGCGGCGTTCGAGAAGATGTTCACCCGTGACAAGGAAGTCCTGAAGGGCATCGGCGTGCCGTTGGAGTCCTTCACGGTCCAGGACGAGTCCGGCTTCGAGTCCTCGGAACCGGGCGGGGAGACCCGCTACCGGATCGACGAGGACCGGATGTACCTGCCGGCCGTCCCCTTCACCAACGGGGAGCGCCTGGCCCTGATGCGGGCGGAATCCGCCTGGGCCGGTTCAGAGATCGGCCATGCCGTGGTCCGGGCCCTCGGCCGGGTGGACGCGGGGGAGGACTGGCTCGAGGCCAGGTCCGGCTCTGACCACGAGGCCTTCGGAGTGCGCCTGGCGGGAGCGGACCGCTACCTGACAGAACTCGGGGACATGGTCCGCGACCAGTCGGTGGTGCGCTTCAGCTACCGGACAGTGAATGCCGAGCGCGCCGAGGACAGGACCGTCCGCGTCTGGGCACTGACCAATCCGACGGGCGTCTGGTACCTCGTCGGATGGGACCTCGACCGGCAGCAACAACGCACCTTCCGGCTGACCCGCATCGAGTCCGAGCCCCGGGTGGCTGCGGCCGGCCCCGGCCATGACCGCGCCCCGCGCCGGCCCGCCGACTTCGACGTCCAGGCGGTCCACGACGTGGTTTCCGGGCAGCGGCAGCCGGCGTCCACCGTGCTGCACCTGGCCGCCGGCCGGGCCGTCCACCTGCGGATCGGTGCCGAGCCCACCGGGAACCCCACCACGGTGCCGAAGGGCTGGGACGAGGTCCGGGTGACCTACACTCGCCCGGCGGAACTGGCGGGGAGCATCGCCGCGGCGGGACCCCTGGCCAGGGTTCCGGACATCGGGGACCCGCTGCGGGCCGCCGTCGTGACGTTGATCGAGGGCGCCCTGACCTCCCATGCAGCCCCGCAGCCGGAATACACTCTCAGCACGCCGAAGCGGCGCCGCAACCGCCGGACCGACCGAGACAAGGTCGCTGCCGTGGTGGACGCCATCGGACTGGCGAACCGGCGTGGCGGGATCAGCCGCACTGAACTGGCCGAGCGGCTCCACGTCGGCGACCGCGAGCTCACCGCCATCCTCGACGAGCTCTGGTTCTGCGGCATGCCCGAGCGGCAGTTCGCCGGGCAGCAGTTCGAGGTCTTGGAGCAGGACGGCCGGATCCGCATCACCCAGGCCGAACGACTCTCCGGGCCTCTTCGCCTCAGTGTCCCAGAGGCCGCCGCCCTGGCCATCGGCCTCCGCGCCGCAGCGGGCATCCCGGGACTCACGGACACCGACCGGCAGGACACGGCGTCGGCGCTGGACAAGATCCTGGCCGCATCCGGTCCCGAGGTGGAGCAGGCCGGCGCCGGGATTGTGGCCGGATTCGACTTCGGTCCCTTCACTGAGCTGGCCGGCCGGCTGCACGCCGCCGTCCGCGAACGGACTCTGCTCTCGATCGACTACCACTCCGCGACCAGGGACGAGACCTCCACCCGCACCGTGGAGCCGCTGCGCATCACCAGCGAGGGGGGCCACGGGTACCTGCAGGCCTGGTGCCGCTCGAGCGACGGCCGGCGGAACTTCCGTCTCGACCGGATCGCCGCCGTCCGCGAGACAGGTGAGACCTTCGAAACCCGTCACCTGCCTGCGGACGACCGCCTGTTCACCCAGCACGGTGACGAGGCCGCCGTGACCATCCACTTCGCCCACCGCATCCGTGACCTGGCCGCCGGATTCGATCCGGAGAGGACCGCCGTCCTGGGGGACGGCTCGGTGATCGCGGAGGTCAGGCTCGCCCACCCCGACTATGCCCACGCCCAGGCGGCCCGCTTCGGAGGGGAGTTCCGGGTGCTGGCCCCCCAGGACCTCGTCGAATCGACAGTCGACTGGCTCCAGCGCGCCCGAACCGGATACGTCACCGGGAATTCACCGTCACCGGGTGTCTCCTCGGGCTCCGGCCCAGCGGCGTGA
- the tatA gene encoding Sec-independent protein translocase subunit TatA encodes MAGLQGWQLVIIIAIVLLLFAAPKLPAMARNLGQSMRIFKSEVKQMKDDGPDKKANQGTSDSADGQDPEGSDAVEGRIVNGDADGTRNGRKTGTNDQQ; translated from the coding sequence ATGGCTGGACTTCAGGGATGGCAGCTCGTCATCATCATCGCCATCGTGCTGTTGCTGTTCGCGGCCCCCAAGCTGCCCGCGATGGCCCGCAACCTCGGCCAGTCGATGCGGATCTTCAAGTCCGAGGTCAAGCAGATGAAGGACGATGGCCCCGACAAGAAGGCCAACCAGGGCACGTCAGACTCTGCGGACGGCCAGGACCCCGAGGGCTCGGACGCCGTCGAGGGCCGCATCGTCAACGGTGACGCCGACGGCACGCGGAACGGTCGGAAGACCGGCACCAACGACCAGCAGTAG
- the tatC gene encoding twin-arginine translocase subunit TatC, producing the protein MTTAPKAARTKRTKVTRASRKDNPAGEMALKDHLKELRNRLIVAGIGLTLGAVVGFIIYQPFFSALIDPVHRLSDEGRIVTVSFSAVGQPFDIMLQVALFVGLVISSPVWLYQVWAFVVPGLKKKEKRYALGFIGAAVPLFVLGVVLGWLVLPEAVQFFVGLSPEGTANVISADVYIPFVLRLFLAFGFALVLPVVLVGLNMIGVLPGRQIIKHWRITVFLIALIAALAAPGSDAITMFYLAMPLILLFGVAIIICLVNDKRRAKRAAKAEQDNEEYLTTGPRPLDEL; encoded by the coding sequence ATGACGACTGCTCCCAAGGCGGCCCGCACAAAGCGCACCAAGGTTACCCGGGCCTCCCGCAAGGACAACCCCGCGGGGGAGATGGCCCTCAAGGACCACCTCAAGGAACTGCGCAACCGCCTCATCGTCGCCGGCATCGGCCTGACCCTGGGCGCGGTCGTCGGGTTCATCATCTACCAGCCGTTCTTCTCGGCCCTGATCGACCCGGTGCACCGGCTCTCCGACGAGGGCCGCATCGTCACGGTGTCCTTCAGCGCCGTGGGGCAGCCCTTCGACATCATGCTCCAGGTCGCCCTGTTCGTGGGCCTCGTCATCTCGAGCCCCGTCTGGCTGTACCAGGTCTGGGCCTTCGTGGTGCCGGGGCTGAAGAAGAAGGAGAAGCGCTACGCCCTGGGGTTCATCGGGGCTGCTGTCCCGCTGTTCGTCCTGGGCGTCGTGCTGGGCTGGCTCGTCCTGCCCGAGGCGGTCCAGTTCTTCGTGGGACTGTCCCCGGAGGGCACCGCCAACGTGATCTCGGCGGACGTCTACATCCCCTTCGTGTTGCGATTGTTCCTGGCCTTCGGGTTCGCCCTCGTACTGCCCGTGGTGCTGGTCGGCCTGAACATGATCGGGGTCCTGCCCGGCCGGCAGATCATCAAACACTGGCGGATCACCGTCTTCCTGATCGCTCTCATCGCCGCCCTGGCCGCGCCGGGCTCGGATGCCATCACCATGTTCTACCTCGCGATGCCGCTGATCCTGCTCTTCGGTGTCGCCATCATCATCTGCCTGGTCAACGACAAGCGGCGGGCCAAGCGTGCCGCGAAGGCCGAGCAGGACAACGAGGAGTACCTCACCACGGGTCCGAGGCCCCTCGACGAACTGTAG